A region of uncultured Fusobacterium sp. DNA encodes the following proteins:
- a CDS encoding proline--tRNA ligase, translated as MRFSKSYIKTLKETPKEAEIASHKLLLRAGMIKKLTSGVYTYLPLGLKALKKVENIVRREMDRAGAQEIFMPVLQPAELWKESGRWEVMGPLMMKLQDRAKRDFVLGPTHEEVVTDVIRNDVASYKQLPLNLYQIQTKFRDEIRPRFGLMRGREFIMKDAYSFHATRESLDEEFDNMEATYKRIFSSCGLKFRPVEADSGAIGGSGSKEFHVLADSGEDEIIYCESCDYAANVETAVSKVFHAEKEELKAVELIDTPNVSKIEDVVEYLKVPVERTVKAMMYRDMGTDQVYMVLIRGDYEVNETKLKNAVDAIEVELLTDEELEKLGLVKGFIGPFGIDLGNIKVVADDTVLEITNHTAGGNRLDTHYINVNYGRDYKADIIKDVKTVKPGHVCAKCGGTLASARGIEVGHIFKLGTKYSEKLQATFIDEKGVTHPIIMGCYGIGVSRTLASAIEQNNDEFGIVWPSAIAPYVVDVIPANMKAQEQVTLAEELYNALLDEGIDTMLDDRDERPGFKFKDADLIGFPFKVICGKKANEGIVELKIRKTGETFEVSKDEVVTKVRELMKQY; from the coding sequence ATGAGATTCAGTAAGAGTTATATCAAGACACTTAAAGAAACTCCAAAAGAAGCTGAAATAGCAAGTCATAAGCTTCTTTTGAGAGCTGGAATGATTAAAAAATTAACTAGTGGAGTATATACATACTTACCATTAGGATTAAAAGCTCTTAAAAAAGTAGAAAATATTGTAAGAAGAGAGATGGATAGAGCAGGAGCTCAAGAGATATTCATGCCAGTATTACAACCAGCTGAACTTTGGAAAGAAAGTGGAAGATGGGAAGTAATGGGACCTCTTATGATGAAATTACAAGATAGAGCAAAGAGAGATTTCGTATTAGGACCAACTCATGAAGAAGTAGTAACTGATGTTATTAGAAATGATGTTGCTTCATATAAGCAATTACCTTTAAATCTTTATCAAATTCAAACAAAATTTAGAGATGAAATAAGACCAAGATTTGGACTTATGAGAGGAAGAGAGTTTATAATGAAAGATGCTTACTCTTTCCATGCTACAAGAGAGTCTTTAGATGAAGAATTTGATAATATGGAAGCTACTTATAAGAGAATTTTCTCAAGTTGTGGTTTAAAATTTAGACCTGTTGAGGCTGATTCTGGAGCAATAGGAGGAAGTGGATCAAAAGAGTTCCACGTATTAGCAGATTCTGGAGAGGATGAAATCATCTATTGTGAAAGCTGTGATTATGCAGCAAACGTAGAAACAGCTGTAAGTAAAGTATTCCATGCTGAAAAAGAGGAATTAAAAGCAGTGGAATTAATTGATACTCCTAATGTTTCTAAAATAGAAGATGTAGTAGAATATTTAAAAGTTCCTGTAGAGAGAACTGTTAAAGCTATGATGTATAGAGATATGGGAACAGATCAAGTATATATGGTTTTAATTAGAGGAGATTATGAAGTTAATGAAACTAAACTTAAAAACGCAGTAGATGCGATAGAAGTTGAATTATTAACTGATGAAGAATTAGAAAAATTAGGACTTGTAAAAGGATTTATTGGACCATTTGGAATTGATTTAGGAAATATCAAAGTAGTAGCTGACGATACAGTACTTGAAATTACTAACCATACAGCTGGTGGAAACAGATTAGATACTCACTACATCAATGTAAACTATGGAAGAGATTACAAAGCTGATATTATAAAAGATGTTAAAACTGTAAAACCTGGACATGTTTGTGCAAAGTGTGGAGGAACTTTAGCTTCAGCTAGAGGAATAGAAGTAGGACATATCTTTAAATTAGGAACTAAATACTCTGAAAAATTACAAGCTACATTTATAGATGAGAAAGGTGTAACTCACCCAATTATTATGGGATGTTATGGAATAGGAGTTTCAAGAACTCTTGCTTCTGCTATTGAGCAAAATAATGATGAGTTTGGAATTGTTTGGCCATCAGCAATAGCTCCATATGTAGTAGATGTAATTCCAGCTAATATGAAAGCACAAGAACAAGTAACTCTTGCTGAAGAATTATACAATGCTCTATTAGATGAAGGAATAGATACTATGCTTGATGATAGAGATGAAAGACCTGGATTCAAATTTAAAGATGCAGATCTTATTGGATTCCCATTTAAAGTAATTTGTGGTAAAAAAGCTAATGAAGGTATTGTAGAATTAAAAATAAGAAAAACAGGGGAAACTTTTGAAGTTTCAAAAGATGAAGTAGTAACAAAAGTAAGAGAATTAATGAAACAATATTAA